The following are from one region of the Tachysurus fulvidraco isolate hzauxx_2018 chromosome 15, HZAU_PFXX_2.0, whole genome shotgun sequence genome:
- the nudt9 gene encoding ADP-ribose pyrophosphatase, mitochondrial, translated as MISSLTKLHFLETVVMKQVLRNWTGSVHIALTLVTLPFTVRGFCKSINTRVSSVCTLNSVSMSSATHIKARCTVYPGSDKHRFPVPDDKVSWATVWPDYSPVNYTAPSVLQNPAWADPDIGSFCPRFNVLDGSVDRRSHEGDYSIQDGHPLNPRGRTGLSGRGLLGRWGPNHAADPIVTRWKRDSAGKRVSHDVTKRPVLQFVSIKRNDCGEWAIPGGMVDPGEMVSLTLQREFTEEALNSLEASPQERKDLHARISKLFSTPSFQVYKGYVDDPRNTDNSWMETVAVNFHDETGDSVSELPLQAGDDAGQVSWCDVDSTQPLYASHSHFLQSVAEEKQAHW; from the exons ATGATTTCATCTCTAACGAAACTTCACTTCCTGGAAACTGTTGTAATGAAACAAGTGTTAAGAAACTGGACAGGGTCGGTGCATATCGCTCTTACACTTGTGACATTACCGTTCACTGTTCGTGGATTCTG TAAATCCATCAACACCAGAGTATCAAGTGTGTGTACTTTAAATTCTGTCTCAATGTCATCTGCAACACACATCAAGGCCCGATGTACAGTGTACCCTGGCTCAGACAAACATCGCTTCCCTGTTCCAGACGATAAAGTGAGCTGGGCGACTGTGTGGCCAGATTACAGTCCCGTAAACTACACCGCACCTTCTGTGCTGCAGAACCCTGCCTGGGCTGATCCAGACATTGG ttctttctgtCCACGGTTTAACGTGCTTGATGGGTCCGTGGATAGGCGGAGCCATGAGGGAGATTATAGCATACAGGATGGACATCCACT TAACCCAAGAGGAAGAACTGGTCTGTCTGGTCGGGGCCTTCTTGGCAGGTGGGGTCCTAACCATGCCGCAGATCCTATAGTTACCAG GTGGAAGCGGGATTCTGCAGGCAAGCGCGTGTCTCATGATGTCACTAAACGACCTGTGTTGCAGTTTGTGTCCATCAAGAGAAATGACTGTGGAGAATGGGCCATCCCTGGG GGTATGGTGGACCCAGGAGAGATGGTGTCTCTGACACTGCAGCGAGAATTCACAGAGGAAGCTTTGAACTCACTTGAAGCTTCTCCACAAGAACGCAAAGACCTCCACGCCCGGATCTCAAAACTCTTCAGCACACCTAGTTTTCAG GTTTACAAAGGTTATGTGGATGACCCGAGAAACACAGACAATTCATGGATGGAaacagttgcagttaattttcaTGACGAAACAG GTGACAGTGTAAGCGAGCTGCCTCTGCAAGCAGGCGACGATGCGGGACAGGTGAGCTGGTGCGACGTCGATTCTACACAGCCCCTGTACGCCAGTCACTCACATTTCCTCCAGTCAGTAGCGGAGGAAAAACAAGCCCACTGGTAA
- the cln3 gene encoding battenin isoform X1, giving the protein MDQRDSVNADPDVLTGSQGRCQRLRNQSGFWLLGLCNNFGYVVMLSAAHDILKQQESQNVTVPTPGLLHSHSGNNSSSNRYDCNPVSTAAVLLADILPTLLIKLTAPFIIHKMPYGFRILVCVATAMISFLVVSFSSTVWMSILGVIFASVSSGLGELSFLSLTVYFSSNVLSGWGSGTGGAGVAGAVLYSAFTQAGLSPRVTLLIMLIIPAVMMISYFFLLDFSPSFTHWRSGSGLSSEGDFHERRPLIVDDNDEDCVQDEKGRRDNRNAFYLLTEDQHSRPLTFSDKLHILKGLLKFTVPLCVVYFAEYFINQGLLELLYFPDSSLSHAEQYRWYQTLYQIGVFISRTSLYCFKFRRVWVLSLLQCVNAVVLLISVYYQFWPSVWVVFAVVLYEGLLGGAAYVNVFYLIRVETGEHEREFAMAAASVGDSIGIALSAAPAIPIHNYFCSL; this is encoded by the exons ATGGATCAGAGAGACAGTGTTAATGCTGATCCTGATGTATTGACTGGATCACAAG GTCGCTGTCAGCGATTGAGGAATCAAAGCGGGTTTTG GTTGCTTGGTCTGTGCAATAACTTTGGCTATGTGGTGATGCTGAGTGCTGCTCATGACATCTTAAAACAACAGGAGTCTCAGAATGTGACGGTGCCT ACTCCAGGACTCTTACATTCACACAGTggaaacaacagcagcagcaaccgCTATGACTGCAACCCTGTGTCCACTGCA GCAGTCCTTCTGGCTGACATCTTACCCACTCTACTGATCAAACTGACAGCACCATTTATCATACACAAAATGCCTTATGG TTTCCGTATTCTGGTGTGTGTCGCCACGGCAATGATTAGCTTCTTGGTGGTGTCATTTTCTTCAACTGTGTGGATGAGCATAttag GTGTGATCTTTGCCAGTGTGAGTTCAGGACTAGGCGAGCTCTCCTTCCTCTCCCTCACAGTGTATTTCAGCAG taaTGTGCTGAGTGGATGGGGATCAGGTACAGGAGGAGCAGGAGTTGCCGGGGCTGTTCTTTATTCTGCTTTCACACAGGCTGGGCTTTCACCTCGGGTTACTCTGCTCATAATGCTGATCATCCCTGCCGTTATGATGATCAG TTACTTTTTCCTGCTAGACTTCTCTCCTTCATTTACACACTGGAGGTCCGGGTCTGGTTTGTCCTCTGAGGGAGATTTTCACGAACGGAGACCCTTAATAGTGGATGATAACGACGAAGACTGTGTTCAAGATGAGAAAGGGAGGAGAG ATAACAGGAATGCTTTCTACCTCCTGACAGAGGACCAACACTCCAGACCCCTGACCTTCTCAGACAAACTACACATCCTAAAA GGTCTGCTAAAATTCACTGTTCCTCTATGCGTGGTCTACTTTGCAGAATACTTCATTAACCAGGGACTA TTGGAGTTGCTCTACTTCCCTGATTCCAGTTTGTCTCATGCAGAGCAATATCGTTG gtaTCAGACTCTGTACCAGATTGGCGTGTTCATATCCCGCACCTCACTCTACTGCTTTAAGTTCAGGAGAGTCTGGGTGCTTTCTCTCCTGCAG TGTGTGAACGCAGTTGTGTTGCTTATTTCGGTGTATTACCAGTTCTGGCCAAGTGTTTGGGTTGTATTTGCAGTAGTTCTGTATGAAGGTTTGCTGGGAGGAGCCGCCTACGTTAACGTCTTCTACTTAATCAGAGTTGAg ACTGGAGAGCATGAGAGGGAATTTGCGATGGCTGCAGCAAGTGTAGGAGACAGTATTGGCATCGCTCTCTCTGCAGCACCGGCCATCCCAATCCACAACTACTTCTGTTCTCTGTGA
- the cln3 gene encoding battenin isoform X3 — translation MDQRDSVNADPDVLTGSQGRCQRLRNQSGFWLLGLCNNFGYVVMLSAAHDILKQQESQNVTVPTPGLLHSHSGNNSSSNRYDCNPVSTAAVLLADILPTLLIKLTAPFIIHKMPYGFRILVCVATAMISFLVVSFSSTVWMSILGVIFASVSSGLGELSFLSLTVYFSSNVLSGWGSGTGGAGVAGAVLYSAFTQAGLSPRVTLLIMLIIPAVMMISYFFLLDFSPSFTHWRSGSGLSSEGDFHERRPLIVDDNDEDCVQDEKGRRDNRNAFYLLTEDQHSRPLTFSDKLHILKGLLKFTVPLCVVYFAEYFINQGLLELLYFPDSSLSHAEQYRWYQTLYQIGVFISRTSLYCFKFRRVWVLSLLQVC, via the exons ATGGATCAGAGAGACAGTGTTAATGCTGATCCTGATGTATTGACTGGATCACAAG GTCGCTGTCAGCGATTGAGGAATCAAAGCGGGTTTTG GTTGCTTGGTCTGTGCAATAACTTTGGCTATGTGGTGATGCTGAGTGCTGCTCATGACATCTTAAAACAACAGGAGTCTCAGAATGTGACGGTGCCT ACTCCAGGACTCTTACATTCACACAGTggaaacaacagcagcagcaaccgCTATGACTGCAACCCTGTGTCCACTGCA GCAGTCCTTCTGGCTGACATCTTACCCACTCTACTGATCAAACTGACAGCACCATTTATCATACACAAAATGCCTTATGG TTTCCGTATTCTGGTGTGTGTCGCCACGGCAATGATTAGCTTCTTGGTGGTGTCATTTTCTTCAACTGTGTGGATGAGCATAttag GTGTGATCTTTGCCAGTGTGAGTTCAGGACTAGGCGAGCTCTCCTTCCTCTCCCTCACAGTGTATTTCAGCAG taaTGTGCTGAGTGGATGGGGATCAGGTACAGGAGGAGCAGGAGTTGCCGGGGCTGTTCTTTATTCTGCTTTCACACAGGCTGGGCTTTCACCTCGGGTTACTCTGCTCATAATGCTGATCATCCCTGCCGTTATGATGATCAG TTACTTTTTCCTGCTAGACTTCTCTCCTTCATTTACACACTGGAGGTCCGGGTCTGGTTTGTCCTCTGAGGGAGATTTTCACGAACGGAGACCCTTAATAGTGGATGATAACGACGAAGACTGTGTTCAAGATGAGAAAGGGAGGAGAG ATAACAGGAATGCTTTCTACCTCCTGACAGAGGACCAACACTCCAGACCCCTGACCTTCTCAGACAAACTACACATCCTAAAA GGTCTGCTAAAATTCACTGTTCCTCTATGCGTGGTCTACTTTGCAGAATACTTCATTAACCAGGGACTA TTGGAGTTGCTCTACTTCCCTGATTCCAGTTTGTCTCATGCAGAGCAATATCGTTG gtaTCAGACTCTGTACCAGATTGGCGTGTTCATATCCCGCACCTCACTCTACTGCTTTAAGTTCAGGAGAGTCTGGGTGCTTTCTCTCCTGCAGGTGTGTTAA
- the si:ch211-198p11.6 gene encoding guanine nucleotide-binding protein subunit gamma 4, translated as MTAVPLWALSLPLPAIILVSVGLYMLFLAGVLWCHHCLKTQCDPQCTDCCPSMSPFEYCHMCAQSCDCRPPSLHMCLDQSCPSSNCAMWDCTCNPQPPQCDSINCICCEIKFK; from the exons ATGACG GCTGTCCCCTTGTGGGCTCTCTCCCTTCCACTCCCTGCCATAATCCTGGTCTCCGTTGGACTCTATATGCTGTTTCTTGCCGGTGTCTTATGGTGCCATCACTGTCTCAAG ACCCAGTGCGATCCTCAGTGTACAGACTGTTGCCCAAGCATGTCTCCTTTTGAGTACTGTCACATGTGTGCTCAGTCATGTGACTGCCGTCCGCCATCTCTCCACATGTGCCTTGACCAATCCTGTCCTTCTTCTAAT tgtgccATGTGGGACTGCACCTGCAACCCTCAGCCACCTCAGTGTGACTCCATCAACTGCATATGCTGTGAGATCAAGTTCAAATAG
- the cln3 gene encoding battenin isoform X2, translated as MDQRDSVNADPDVLTGSQGRCQRLRNQSGFWLLGLCNNFGYVVMLSAAHDILKQQESQNVTVPTPGLLHSHSGNNSSSNRYDCNPVSTAAVLLADILPTLLIKLTAPFIIHKMPYGFRILVCVATAMISFLVVSFSSTVWMSILGVIFASVSSGLGELSFLSLTVYFSSNVLSGWGSGTGGAGVAGAVLYSAFTQAGLSPRVTLLIMLIIPAVMMISYFFLLDFSPSFTHWRSGSGLSSEGDFHERRPLIVDDNDEDCVQDEKGRREDQHSRPLTFSDKLHILKGLLKFTVPLCVVYFAEYFINQGLLELLYFPDSSLSHAEQYRWYQTLYQIGVFISRTSLYCFKFRRVWVLSLLQCVNAVVLLISVYYQFWPSVWVVFAVVLYEGLLGGAAYVNVFYLIRVETGEHEREFAMAAASVGDSIGIALSAAPAIPIHNYFCSL; from the exons ATGGATCAGAGAGACAGTGTTAATGCTGATCCTGATGTATTGACTGGATCACAAG GTCGCTGTCAGCGATTGAGGAATCAAAGCGGGTTTTG GTTGCTTGGTCTGTGCAATAACTTTGGCTATGTGGTGATGCTGAGTGCTGCTCATGACATCTTAAAACAACAGGAGTCTCAGAATGTGACGGTGCCT ACTCCAGGACTCTTACATTCACACAGTggaaacaacagcagcagcaaccgCTATGACTGCAACCCTGTGTCCACTGCA GCAGTCCTTCTGGCTGACATCTTACCCACTCTACTGATCAAACTGACAGCACCATTTATCATACACAAAATGCCTTATGG TTTCCGTATTCTGGTGTGTGTCGCCACGGCAATGATTAGCTTCTTGGTGGTGTCATTTTCTTCAACTGTGTGGATGAGCATAttag GTGTGATCTTTGCCAGTGTGAGTTCAGGACTAGGCGAGCTCTCCTTCCTCTCCCTCACAGTGTATTTCAGCAG taaTGTGCTGAGTGGATGGGGATCAGGTACAGGAGGAGCAGGAGTTGCCGGGGCTGTTCTTTATTCTGCTTTCACACAGGCTGGGCTTTCACCTCGGGTTACTCTGCTCATAATGCTGATCATCCCTGCCGTTATGATGATCAG TTACTTTTTCCTGCTAGACTTCTCTCCTTCATTTACACACTGGAGGTCCGGGTCTGGTTTGTCCTCTGAGGGAGATTTTCACGAACGGAGACCCTTAATAGTGGATGATAACGACGAAGACTGTGTTCAAGATGAGAAAGGGAGGAGAG AGGACCAACACTCCAGACCCCTGACCTTCTCAGACAAACTACACATCCTAAAA GGTCTGCTAAAATTCACTGTTCCTCTATGCGTGGTCTACTTTGCAGAATACTTCATTAACCAGGGACTA TTGGAGTTGCTCTACTTCCCTGATTCCAGTTTGTCTCATGCAGAGCAATATCGTTG gtaTCAGACTCTGTACCAGATTGGCGTGTTCATATCCCGCACCTCACTCTACTGCTTTAAGTTCAGGAGAGTCTGGGTGCTTTCTCTCCTGCAG TGTGTGAACGCAGTTGTGTTGCTTATTTCGGTGTATTACCAGTTCTGGCCAAGTGTTTGGGTTGTATTTGCAGTAGTTCTGTATGAAGGTTTGCTGGGAGGAGCCGCCTACGTTAACGTCTTCTACTTAATCAGAGTTGAg ACTGGAGAGCATGAGAGGGAATTTGCGATGGCTGCAGCAAGTGTAGGAGACAGTATTGGCATCGCTCTCTCTGCAGCACCGGCCATCCCAATCCACAACTACTTCTGTTCTCTGTGA